In Rhinatrema bivittatum chromosome 11, aRhiBiv1.1, whole genome shotgun sequence, a single window of DNA contains:
- the FOXA3 gene encoding hepatocyte nuclear factor 3-gamma: MLGSVKMESHEIPDWNSYYTEPTEIYPSVSTMAPGLGSMNSYMTLNSVSSPGSMNIPYPSNGLNGPSLSGLAGTTNPMGLSSVTSPVSPALTPLGTQAAAISSLSPYQNMSQVMAPLGYSPSSINRPKEITKPYRRTLTHAKPPYSYISLITMAIQQAPSKMLTLNEIYQWIMDLFPYYRENQQRWQNSIRHSLSFNDCFVKVARSPDKPGKGSYWALHPNSGNMFENGCYLRRQKRFKLEDKAKKPPLKTSPSREAATKHLGGHPEGQSPNAGSEGAESGHSDTSHGSEEQRSLVQIDCSGGQGSPPTSESSPIPIAQSMSSHFFSTSITNMDLPNDLKMDPQYNFNHPFSITNLMSSEQNHKMDLKSYEQAMAYSSFGSSPMESKHTYEPATSLSETGSYYQSLYSRSLLNAS, encoded by the coding sequence aTTTATCCATCGGTGAGCACTATGGCACCTGGTCTGGGGTCCATGAATTCCTACATGACCCTGAATTCTGTCAGTTCTCCTGGCTCCATGAATATTCCCTACCCAAGCAATGGGCTAAATGGCCCCTCTTTATCGGGACTGGCTGGCACCACCAACCCCATGGGATTGTCCTCAGTGACTTCCCCTGTCAGCCCGGCACTGACTCCACTGGGGACTCAGGCAGCAGCCATCAGTTCTCTGTCTCCTTATCAGAACATGAGCCAAGTCATGGCCCCATTAGGTTACTCACCATCTAGCATCAACAGACCCAAGGAGATCACCAAACCATATCGGCGGACCTTGACTCATGCCAAGCCACCCTATTCCTACATCTCCCTAATCACCATGGCAATCCAGCAAGCTCCCAGCAAGATGCTGACCTTGAATGAGATCTACCAATGGATCATGGACCTCTTCCCTTACTACAGGGAGAATCAGCAGCGGTGGCAGAATTCCATCCGCCATTCCCTCTCCTTCAATGACTGCTTTGTGAAGGTGGCTCGATCTCCTGATAAGCCTGGCAAAGGCTCCTACTGGGCCCTGCACCCCAACTCTGGCAACATGTTTGAGAATGGCTGCTATCTCCGCAGGCAAAAACGCTTCAAGCTGGAAGACAAAGCCAAGAAGCCACCTTTGAAGACTTCTCCATCTCGGGAAGCTGCAACCAAGCATTTAGGAGGTCACCCTGAAGGTCAGAGTCCAAATGCTGGCTCAGAAGGGGCTGAATCAGGCCATTCAGATACCTCCCATGGATCTGAAGAACAGAGAAGCTTGGTTCAAATAGATTGTTCTGGTGGGCAGGGGTCCCCTCCCACCTCTGAGAGTTCTCCCATCCCCATAGCCCAGTCCATGAGCAGCCATTTCTTTTCCACCTCCATCACTAACATGGACCTTCCAAATGATCTCAAAATGGACCCTCAGTATAACTTCAATCACCCCTTTTCCATTACTAATCTGATGTCTTCAGAACAGAACCACAAGATGGACCTTAAGTCCTACGAGCAAGCTATGGCCTACAGCAGCTTTGGTTCCTCCCCAATGGAAAGCAAGCACACCTATGAACCGGCCACTTCTCTCAGTGAGACAGGATCATATTATCAGAGCCTGTACAGCAGATCTCTCCTCAATGCATCATAA